Genomic DNA from Actinomycetota bacterium:
ACCTCAACGAGTTCAAGGCCACCGTCATCCCCCGCTGAGGCCCTTCAGGCCCGGGCGGGTCGCTCCGGCGGGGCGCCCCGGGCGGCCCGGAAGGCGGCGGCGACCTGGCCGGCCTGCTCCTCCGACCCCCAGGACATGACGTGCAGGGCATGGACCCGGTCGAGGCCGGCCAGGACCATGGCCGTCTCGACGGCCAGGTCGATGCCCCCGCCGGCGGCGATCTGGGCGGCCGCCTTCTCCGGGATCTGGCAGGGCAGGGTCTGGTTGAGGATGTCGACCATGCGGGCCGTGCGGATCACCGGGACGCTGGCGTGGACCCGGCAGTCGCCCAGCTTGCCGCCCTCGGCGGCCTGCTCCAGGAAGGCGGCCAGGCCGGCCGGGTCGAACACCATCTGGGTCTGGACGAAGTCGGCCCCGGCGGCGACCTTGCGGCCGAGCAGGGCCAGCTCGGCCTCGACGTCGGGCTTGAACGGGTCGGCGACGCAGCCGATGGCCAGGTCGTTGGGCGCGGCCCACTCCCTGGCCTCGGCCAGCAGCCTGGTGGTGGTGTAGTCGCGCACCCGGGGCACGTCCGCCACCGGGTCGCCATAGAGGCACAGGATGCCCTCGGAGCCGAGCGCGGCCGCCCCGACGACCTCGGAGCGCAGGGCGAGGCGGTTGCGGTCGCGGCAGGAGACGTGGACCACCGTCGCCACCCCCTGCTCGCGGGCCAGGGCGACCGCGGCCAGCGGCGACATGCGCGGCCTGCCGGCGTGGTTGTCGGTCAGCCCGACCAGGTCGACGTGGCGGGACAGGACGGCGATGCGCTCGCGCACCTGGGTCGCGTCCGGGGTCGCGGGCAGCGAGATCTCGGCGGAGGTGAGGGCGTCCAGCGGCATGCCGGAAGGCTAGCAGCCGCCGGTCATCGGTGCTCGGCCGCGCTGACCACGCCCCGGGCGACCTCGGCGAGCGGGCGGCGCTGGTCCCGCGCCTGGCGGCGCAGCCGCTCGAACGCCTGCCTGGTGGTGAGCCCGTGGCGCCCGAC
This window encodes:
- a CDS encoding methylenetetrahydrofolate reductase, whose protein sequence is MPLDALTSAEISLPATPDATQVRERIAVLSRHVDLVGLTDNHAGRPRMSPLAAVALAREQGVATVVHVSCRDRNRLALRSEVVGAAALGSEGILCLYGDPVADVPRVRDYTTTRLLAEAREWAAPNDLAIGCVADPFKPDVEAELALLGRKVAAGADFVQTQMVFDPAGLAAFLEQAAEGGKLGDCRVHASVPVIRTARMVDILNQTLPCQIPEKAAAQIAAGGGIDLAVETAMVLAGLDRVHALHVMSWGSEEQAGQVAAAFRAARGAPPERPARA